A part of Prevotella melaninogenica genomic DNA contains:
- a CDS encoding TraR/DksA family transcriptional regulator: METKKRYTDEELEEFRSIVNEKLAIAKSDYDETMKILMNKNTNDVNDTSPTYKALEEGSSNQTKEELVQMAQRQQKFIQSLQAALVRINNKTYGIDRITGELIPKERLRIVPHATLSVASKMANKNH; the protein is encoded by the coding sequence ATGGAAACTAAAAAGCGTTATACCGATGAGGAGCTCGAGGAGTTCCGCTCGATAGTAAATGAAAAGTTGGCTATTGCCAAGTCTGACTACGATGAAACGATGAAAATTCTGATGAATAAGAATACAAATGACGTTAATGACACATCACCAACTTACAAGGCGTTGGAAGAAGGCAGTTCTAATCAGACTAAGGAAGAACTCGTACAGATGGCACAACGTCAGCAGAAGTTTATCCAATCTCTTCAGGCGGCACTTGTCAGAATTAACAATAAGACATACGGCATTGACCGTATCACAGGAGAGCTTATCCCTAAGGAGCGTCTACGTATTGTACCACATGCAACACTGAGCGTGGCGTCCAAGATGGCAAATAAAAATCACTAA
- a CDS encoding lipoprotein signal peptidase, with protein MSKQKKQSLIAALLIILLIVIDQIIKVVVKLNMNLGESIHIFDWFQIQFIENNGMAWGMELGSKLFLSIFRIVAIGFLIWYISNRIKKGARMGYIIVLSMITAGAAGNIFDSLLYGQIFTASTPYYIEGATPATLVSWGEGYAPVLMGKVVDMFYFPLFHGTFPDWFPFWGGESFVFFSPIFNFADSCISVGVITIILAFRKDFNGWVPTMGKKVADKKCIADNQ; from the coding sequence ATGAGTAAACAGAAAAAACAAAGTTTGATAGCAGCCTTGCTAATTATTCTATTGATTGTGATAGACCAGATTATCAAGGTTGTTGTCAAACTTAACATGAATTTAGGTGAATCAATCCATATCTTCGATTGGTTTCAGATACAATTCATCGAGAACAATGGTATGGCATGGGGTATGGAATTAGGAAGCAAACTCTTCCTTAGCATATTCCGTATCGTTGCAATAGGCTTCCTTATTTGGTATATTTCTAATCGTATTAAAAAGGGAGCAAGGATGGGTTATATCATTGTATTGTCAATGATTACAGCGGGTGCAGCAGGTAATATCTTCGACTCCCTCCTTTATGGTCAGATCTTTACAGCTTCTACACCATATTATATAGAAGGTGCCACGCCAGCAACCCTCGTGTCATGGGGCGAAGGCTATGCGCCTGTACTGATGGGGAAAGTGGTAGATATGTTCTATTTCCCACTCTTCCACGGCACATTCCCCGACTGGTTCCCATTCTGGGGTGGTGAGTCATTTGTCTTCTTCTCACCAATATTCAACTTTGCAGACTCTTGCATCTCCGTAGGTGTCATTACAATTATCCTTGCCTTCCGTAAGGACTTCAATGGTTGGGTGCCAACTATGGGCAAGAAGGTCGCTGATAAAAAATGCATTGCTGATAATCAGTAG
- a CDS encoding DUF4296 domain-containing protein, translating to MRSKYLVRSFATLCGLLLAIFVVSCKPSIPSEYIQPSEMEDMLYDYHLSMAMASREGYTDVRQKAFKLAVMRKYDVSEEKFDNSLQYYMRHTEKLHDIYVEVSKRLESEARTQGASESELAQYGNITSKGDTTDIWRGNRTLILSPYAPVDREIFEIKADTAFHKGDRLLLSFNSQFIIQDGMRDAIIMMAVTYSNDSIVTQFQHITSDSRNTMTIDAGDSLRIKNIRGYFLMLKGQQPTTTFKLLILSDIHLVRMHVRKQETTQPADSLQESDPIRTIGGEPVNPQNESNQPASLPTRTPADAMKERGIPNRSDKL from the coding sequence ATGAGAAGTAAGTATTTGGTTCGTTCCTTTGCCACGCTTTGTGGGTTACTACTTGCAATCTTTGTTGTAAGCTGTAAACCTTCTATCCCTTCTGAATATATCCAACCTTCTGAGATGGAAGATATGCTCTATGATTATCACCTTTCCATGGCAATGGCAAGTCGTGAGGGCTATACAGATGTCAGGCAGAAAGCTTTTAAGTTGGCTGTTATGAGAAAGTATGACGTGTCAGAAGAGAAGTTCGATAACTCTCTTCAGTACTATATGCGACATACAGAGAAGCTACATGATATCTATGTTGAAGTTTCCAAACGATTGGAAAGTGAAGCGCGAACACAAGGTGCTTCAGAAAGTGAATTGGCACAGTATGGTAACATCACTTCAAAGGGAGATACCACTGACATTTGGCGAGGCAACCGTACATTAATACTTTCTCCATACGCTCCAGTAGACCGTGAGATCTTTGAAATCAAGGCGGATACAGCATTCCATAAAGGTGATCGACTCCTTTTGAGTTTCAACTCACAATTTATCATACAAGATGGTATGCGAGATGCAATTATTATGATGGCTGTTACCTATTCAAATGACAGTATTGTAACACAATTCCAGCATATCACGTCTGATTCCCGCAACACCATGACGATTGATGCTGGGGACTCATTGCGTATCAAGAACATCCGAGGTTACTTCCTGATGCTGAAGGGGCAACAGCCTACAACTACTTTCAAGTTACTTATCCTCAGTGATATCCATCTTGTTCGTATGCATGTACGAAAGCAAGAAACAACACAACCAGCTGATTCTCTGCAAGAATCTGACCCGATTAGAACGATTGGTGGTGAACCTGTCAATCCTCAAAATGAATCTAATCAACCAGCCTCACTGCCAACAAGAACGCCAGCAGACGCAATGAAAGAGCGAGGCATACCCAACAGGTCTGATAAGTTATGA
- a CDS encoding M23 family metallopeptidase, with translation MNLLLNLLLSILPFGSPVHVPVQLAGNFGEPRPNHFHGGIDIKTEREVNLGVYSIADGYISSAIVEKYGYGRAILVTHPNGYTSCYVHLNRFAPQIEAAVRKWQYQHQQFACDIKFRPGEFPVKKGQFVALSGNTGSSQGPHIHLEMHGTKNGNLYDPLNFLKGIVKDKTAPAVYSFKSYPQPGEGVFQHSPDSRIFTFDKGHFQAWGKVGFGVRASDHMDSVYNNFGVRYTQLYCDGKLIFSSDVNNIPTSCHRMVNSWGDYDHFLSTKIWFMKSYIEPGNTLPILRAGQNRGIVNFNQQRDYHFRYVIKDVFGNQTIKEFTVRGEPEAIPIIHLPDGISPLYYAKDNNFKAEGVRLNIQKGLLAKNGWLQLRHGNTSSALSMAYSFSKAAYPLFNYAQISIKPTGMIHNPKKLYVAMRNSLNADAPASYCGGTYANGWVTGRMRELANAYFLVYDETPPTITQQNLNPRNLSFKITDTGSGLQGYKAYLDGQFILLQFGKNKEIFFCDLAETPVHPTGKERTLRIIATDNRFNKKEYLTKIKY, from the coding sequence ATGAATTTGTTATTGAATCTTTTATTATCCATATTACCTTTTGGTTCGCCAGTCCACGTTCCCGTGCAATTGGCGGGCAACTTTGGTGAACCCAGACCCAACCACTTCCACGGAGGTATCGACATCAAAACCGAACGTGAAGTAAATCTTGGAGTCTATTCCATTGCCGATGGCTATATCTCAAGTGCTATTGTTGAGAAATATGGCTACGGACGTGCTATCTTGGTAACGCATCCCAATGGATATACCAGTTGTTATGTCCACCTCAACCGCTTTGCCCCACAGATTGAAGCTGCTGTACGTAAATGGCAATATCAACACCAACAGTTTGCTTGTGACATCAAGTTCCGACCCGGAGAGTTTCCTGTGAAGAAGGGACAATTCGTTGCCTTGAGTGGTAACACTGGTTCGTCACAAGGTCCACACATCCATTTAGAGATGCATGGGACCAAGAATGGTAACCTTTATGACCCACTTAATTTCCTCAAGGGAATTGTCAAAGATAAGACAGCTCCTGCTGTTTATTCCTTTAAATCCTATCCCCAACCTGGAGAAGGCGTGTTCCAACATTCCCCTGACTCTCGTATTTTTACATTTGACAAGGGGCATTTCCAAGCATGGGGCAAGGTGGGCTTTGGTGTGAGGGCCAGTGATCACATGGACTCCGTGTATAACAACTTTGGTGTAAGATACACACAGTTGTATTGCGATGGCAAGCTTATATTCTCCTCAGATGTCAACAATATCCCAACAAGTTGTCATAGGATGGTTAATTCGTGGGGGGATTACGACCACTTCCTTTCAACGAAAATATGGTTTATGAAGTCTTATATCGAACCTGGCAACACACTCCCTATCTTACGAGCAGGACAGAACAGGGGTATCGTTAACTTCAACCAGCAACGAGACTATCACTTCCGCTACGTCATAAAAGATGTCTTTGGCAATCAAACAATAAAGGAGTTCACAGTGAGGGGTGAGCCAGAAGCTATACCAATTATTCATCTTCCAGACGGCATAAGTCCACTCTATTATGCCAAAGACAATAACTTTAAGGCTGAGGGAGTACGACTGAACATCCAGAAGGGTTTACTTGCAAAGAACGGTTGGCTACAATTACGGCATGGCAATACAAGCAGTGCGCTATCTATGGCTTATAGCTTCTCTAAAGCAGCATACCCACTCTTCAACTATGCACAGATAAGTATTAAGCCAACTGGCATGATACATAATCCAAAGAAGTTATATGTTGCGATGCGTAACAGCTTGAACGCTGACGCCCCAGCATCCTATTGCGGTGGAACATATGCGAATGGTTGGGTTACAGGACGAATGCGCGAGTTGGCAAATGCTTACTTCCTTGTTTACGATGAGACCCCACCAACGATTACACAGCAGAATCTCAACCCACGCAACCTCTCCTTTAAGATAACTGACACAGGTAGCGGCTTACAAGGTTACAAGGCTTACCTCGATGGGCAGTTTATTCTGCTGCAGTTCGGCAAGAACAAAGAAATATTCTTCTGTGACCTTGCAGAAACACCTGTACATCCTACCGGAAAAGAACGGACATTGAGGATTATCGCAACAGACAACCGATTTAATAAGAAAGAATATCTGACTAAAATAAAGTATTAA
- a CDS encoding dipeptidase: MKKSFATLFFLTMITYANACTNLIATKGATTDGSVFVTYTADDYGMFTNLCHYPAGTHVKGDRREIIDYDTRESHGFIPEAPVTYNVIGNINEYQVSIGETTYGGREEMVDKSGIIDYGSLMYLGLQRSKTAREAIKVMTSLVETYGYNSGGETFTIADPNEVWLLEMQGCGGDKKQKVVWVAVRIPDGMISAHANQSRIGQFSTYNTEVITSKNCISFARSKGWFNGKDKDFNWKMTYAAPDFGGRRWCEARVWSYFNHFKDMSRWLPWALGKDPNAEDMPLWIAPDTKVDLAKMEVCMRDHYEGTPLSLDQDIAQGIWNSPYRPTPLKFEVDGKKYFNERPISTQQTGFSYIAQLRSWLPREIGGILWFGNDDGNMVAYVPIYCSNTKRAECFNTPGADAVTFSDKNAYWVCNWVSNMVYPRYSQLFPALKEVRDSLDNSYFSAQKEVEAKAQALYATDKAAAVKYLNDYSIEKSNQMIARWRQLATYLIVKFNDMAVKPEKDGKFLRTPTGLGEHVQRPGYSDYFKRELVKQTGDKLLMPEQ, translated from the coding sequence ATGAAGAAATCATTTGCAACACTATTCTTCCTTACAATGATTACGTATGCTAATGCGTGTACAAACCTCATTGCTACAAAGGGAGCAACAACAGACGGTTCAGTCTTTGTTACTTACACCGCTGATGATTACGGCATGTTTACTAACCTATGTCATTACCCAGCAGGCACTCATGTGAAAGGTGACCGCCGCGAGATTATTGACTATGACACACGCGAGAGTCACGGCTTTATTCCAGAAGCACCTGTAACATACAATGTCATTGGAAACATCAATGAATATCAGGTAAGTATTGGAGAAACCACCTACGGAGGTCGTGAAGAAATGGTTGATAAGTCTGGCATCATCGACTATGGCTCATTGATGTACCTTGGCTTGCAACGTAGCAAGACTGCTCGCGAGGCTATCAAGGTAATGACTTCTCTTGTTGAGACATACGGTTATAACTCTGGTGGCGAGACCTTCACTATCGCCGACCCTAATGAGGTATGGCTGCTTGAGATGCAAGGCTGTGGAGGTGACAAGAAACAGAAAGTTGTTTGGGTCGCAGTTCGCATTCCTGACGGCATGATTTCTGCTCACGCCAATCAAAGCCGTATCGGTCAGTTCTCAACATATAACACAGAGGTTATCACTTCTAAGAACTGCATCAGCTTTGCACGTTCAAAGGGTTGGTTCAATGGTAAGGACAAGGACTTCAACTGGAAGATGACCTACGCAGCACCTGACTTTGGTGGTCGCCGTTGGTGCGAGGCTCGTGTATGGAGCTACTTCAACCACTTTAAAGATATGTCACGCTGGTTGCCATGGGCATTGGGCAAAGACCCTAACGCCGAGGACATGCCACTTTGGATTGCACCAGACACAAAGGTCGACTTGGCTAAGATGGAAGTGTGTATGCGCGATCACTATGAGGGAACTCCATTGTCACTCGACCAGGATATTGCGCAGGGTATTTGGAATTCACCTTACCGTCCTACTCCGCTGAAGTTTGAAGTAGATGGTAAGAAGTATTTCAATGAGCGTCCTATCTCAACACAGCAAACAGGCTTCTCTTACATCGCACAGCTTCGTTCGTGGTTGCCACGTGAGATTGGTGGTATCCTCTGGTTCGGTAATGATGATGGTAATATGGTAGCCTACGTGCCAATCTATTGCAGTAATACCAAGCGTGCTGAGTGTTTCAACACTCCAGGTGCTGATGCTGTAACTTTCTCTGATAAAAACGCTTACTGGGTATGCAACTGGGTTAGCAATATGGTTTACCCACGTTATTCTCAGCTCTTCCCAGCTTTGAAAGAGGTGCGCGACTCACTCGACAACTCTTATTTTTCTGCACAGAAAGAAGTTGAGGCTAAAGCCCAGGCACTCTATGCCACGGACAAGGCTGCTGCCGTGAAGTATCTGAACGACTATTCTATTGAGAAGAGCAATCAGATGATTGCACGCTGGCGTCAGTTGGCAACCTATCTTATCGTGAAGTTTAATGATATGGCTGTAAAGCCTGAGAAGGATGGTAAGTTCCTTCGTACACCAACAGGGCTTGGTGAACATGTGCAGCGTCCTGGCTACAGCGACTATTTTAAGCGTGAGTTAGTGAAGCAGACAGGCGACAAACTTCTTATGCCAGAGCAGTAA
- a CDS encoding YhcH/YjgK/YiaL family protein has product MIIADLTACHRYYNLHPRMREMLEYIVQHDFSQQEAGRILLDGDDLFINLDEVGLKTKEQQRLEFHKNYIDIQVPLLQAETMGWTALSDLTTPDIAYNPERDCGFYTQAAKEYFCVKPGQFTIFFPEDTHAPIIGNGKQRKLVGKIRI; this is encoded by the coding sequence ATGATAATAGCAGATTTAACCGCATGCCATCGATACTATAACCTGCATCCAAGAATGAGGGAAATGTTAGAGTATATCGTCCAACACGATTTCAGCCAACAAGAAGCAGGACGTATCCTACTCGATGGTGACGACTTGTTCATCAATTTGGATGAGGTAGGACTGAAAACAAAAGAGCAACAACGCTTAGAGTTCCATAAGAATTATATTGATATTCAAGTCCCTTTGCTACAAGCTGAAACAATGGGTTGGACTGCTTTATCTGATTTAACTACCCCTGATATTGCATACAATCCAGAGAGAGATTGTGGCTTTTATACGCAAGCTGCAAAGGAATACTTCTGCGTAAAACCAGGACAATTCACTATCTTCTTCCCTGAAGATACCCACGCACCTATCATTGGCAATGGGAAACAGAGAAAGTTGGTAGGAAAGATTAGGATATGA
- a CDS encoding SLC13 family permease: MAEEKSNALSSHLEMKKVWQFLAIFVVTTIVWNLPTSAFGIDGLTVVQQRIIAIFVFATLSWLTECIPAWATSLSIMAIMCVTVSKNAFGIFKSDRIGDLLDSKEIMASFADPIIMLFLAGFILAIAASKSGLDTLLARNLIKPFGNKSENVLLGFLIITGLFSMFISNTATAALMLTFLTPVFAALPANGKGRIALTMSIPVAANLGGMGTPIGTPPNLIALKYLNDPAGLNMNIDFVHWMAFMAPLVIVLMLLSWRIILYFFPFTQKTIHLKIDGEVHRGWRMWVVIITFIITILLWVIPKNITGIDTNTVSMIPMAIFAVTGVITAKDMQEINWSVIWMVAGGFAIGLGMNGSGLADAAIESIPFGNWSPIIILAISGLICYFLSNFISNTATAALLVPILAVVCRGMGDKLGGIGGTSTVLIGIAIAASTAMCLPISTPPNAIAYSTGLVKHNDMLKVGLTSGIASLILGYILLYFIGQMHFLG, encoded by the coding sequence ATGGCAGAAGAAAAATCTAATGCACTTAGTAGCCATCTTGAAATGAAAAAAGTTTGGCAATTTTTAGCCATCTTCGTGGTTACAACCATTGTTTGGAATCTTCCCACAAGTGCCTTTGGCATTGACGGGCTGACCGTAGTACAACAACGCATCATTGCAATCTTTGTCTTTGCAACCTTATCGTGGCTAACAGAATGCATCCCAGCATGGGCAACCTCGCTGAGTATTATGGCTATTATGTGTGTCACGGTGTCGAAAAATGCTTTTGGAATCTTCAAAAGTGACAGAATCGGTGATTTACTTGATTCAAAGGAAATCATGGCATCCTTTGCCGACCCTATCATTATGCTCTTCCTCGCAGGCTTTATCTTAGCGATTGCAGCATCGAAGTCGGGTCTCGACACACTCTTAGCGCGTAACCTTATCAAACCTTTCGGAAACAAGAGTGAGAATGTTCTTTTGGGTTTCCTAATTATCACAGGACTCTTTTCTATGTTCATTTCAAATACAGCTACGGCAGCATTGATGCTTACTTTTCTTACTCCTGTCTTCGCAGCTCTGCCTGCTAATGGTAAGGGCCGTATAGCCTTAACGATGTCAATCCCGGTAGCAGCCAACCTTGGTGGTATGGGAACACCTATCGGAACGCCTCCAAACCTCATTGCTCTTAAATATCTCAATGACCCTGCAGGACTGAATATGAACATTGATTTCGTGCATTGGATGGCATTTATGGCACCGCTTGTAATCGTCTTAATGCTGTTGTCATGGAGAATTATTCTTTACTTCTTCCCATTCACACAGAAGACAATTCATTTGAAAATCGATGGAGAAGTACATCGTGGATGGCGTATGTGGGTAGTAATTATAACTTTCATTATCACTATTCTCTTATGGGTAATTCCAAAGAACATTACAGGAATTGACACCAATACCGTATCAATGATTCCAATGGCAATCTTTGCTGTTACAGGTGTTATCACTGCAAAAGATATGCAAGAGATTAACTGGAGTGTTATCTGGATGGTTGCTGGAGGTTTTGCTATCGGATTGGGAATGAACGGTTCTGGACTTGCTGATGCTGCCATAGAGAGTATTCCTTTTGGAAATTGGAGTCCTATCATCATCCTTGCTATCTCTGGATTGATTTGCTACTTCCTCTCCAACTTCATATCAAACACAGCTACAGCGGCATTGTTGGTACCTATCCTTGCCGTAGTGTGCCGTGGCATGGGTGACAAACTTGGTGGCATCGGTGGTACAAGCACAGTCCTCATTGGTATTGCCATTGCTGCTTCTACGGCGATGTGTCTTCCTATCTCTACCCCACCGAATGCTATTGCTTATTCAACAGGACTCGTTAAGCATAATGATATGCTCAAAGTGGGCTTGACCAGCGGTATTGCTTCCCTCATATTGGGTTATATCCTGCTTTATTTCATCGGTCAGATGCACTTCCTCGGATAA
- a CDS encoding ABC transporter substrate-binding protein → MRHLLVFTLSLLLLFSCGKQQKQVANESDKGTKIELQYARNITIERTKEYVVIRLLNPWKEGAVLHTYYLVGHTSNVKVPDDGTKVVTPLRKSVIFTTAHANLAEMLQAQKAIAGVADLKYMIIPDIQKRARMKGGIADCGNGMKPDVERIIDLDADAIFLSPFENSGGYGRLEQIGVPIIECADYMERSALGRAEWMKFYGLLFGKEKEADSLFAVVEKNYKRLSAQASQSKIIRSILPDRKVGAVWYLPGGESSVGLLYKDAHGSYAYSKDKHSGSLTMPFETILDKFGESDFWVLGYNGEFNRRLLLAEYPGYAKLKPYQTKEIYGCKVDSKPYFEEVSWRPDWLLSDLIQLFHPDLHIAPLRYYQKLED, encoded by the coding sequence ATGCGACATTTATTGGTATTTACTCTTTCTCTTTTATTGTTGTTTTCCTGTGGTAAGCAGCAGAAACAGGTGGCTAACGAAAGCGATAAAGGAACAAAAATAGAACTGCAGTATGCTCGTAATATTACCATCGAACGTACGAAAGAATATGTTGTTATACGCTTGTTAAATCCCTGGAAAGAGGGGGCGGTTCTGCATACTTACTATCTCGTTGGGCATACTTCCAACGTAAAAGTTCCTGATGATGGCACAAAAGTCGTTACCCCTCTTCGCAAAAGCGTTATCTTCACTACGGCTCATGCTAATCTTGCCGAGATGCTTCAAGCACAGAAGGCTATTGCGGGTGTTGCCGACTTGAAGTATATGATTATCCCAGATATTCAGAAACGTGCACGGATGAAAGGTGGGATTGCGGATTGCGGAAACGGAATGAAACCCGATGTTGAGCGTATCATTGACTTAGATGCAGATGCAATCTTTCTTTCGCCTTTTGAGAATAGTGGAGGCTATGGACGTTTAGAGCAGATTGGCGTACCAATAATTGAATGTGCGGATTATATGGAGCGTTCAGCTTTAGGGCGTGCCGAATGGATGAAGTTCTATGGTTTGCTCTTTGGTAAGGAGAAAGAAGCTGACTCCTTGTTTGCTGTTGTTGAAAAGAACTATAAGAGGTTAAGTGCGCAGGCAAGTCAAAGTAAGATAATACGAAGCATCTTACCAGATAGAAAGGTCGGAGCTGTTTGGTATTTGCCAGGTGGTGAGAGCAGTGTGGGATTGCTATATAAGGATGCACACGGAAGTTATGCTTACTCTAAGGATAAACATAGTGGAAGTCTTACAATGCCATTTGAAACGATATTGGATAAGTTTGGAGAGAGCGATTTCTGGGTCTTGGGTTATAATGGTGAGTTTAATCGTCGGCTGTTGTTGGCAGAATATCCTGGTTATGCAAAGTTGAAACCTTATCAAACAAAGGAAATATATGGTTGTAAAGTAGATAGCAAGCCTTACTTTGAAGAGGTAAGCTGGCGTCCTGATTGGTTGCTTTCTGACTTGATTCAACTCTTCCATCCCGACTTACATATAGCACCATTGCGTTACTATCAGAAGTTGGAGGATTGA
- a CDS encoding iron ABC transporter permease: protein MKRNLLLFICLVVSVLLLFGLNLTTGSVQIPFVDVLDILCGRFTGKGSWQYIILENRLPQALTAILCGASLSVCGLMLQTAFRNPLAGPDVFGISSGAGLGVALVMLLLGGTVSTTMFTVSGFLAILTAAFLGAITVTALILSLSTLVRNSVLLLIVGIMVGYVSSSAVSLLNFFASEEGVKSYLIWGMGNFGGVSMNHIPLFALLCLMGIFVSFLLVKPLNILLLGPQYAESLGVSTRQLRNILLVVVGLLTAITTAFCGPISFIGLAIPHIARLLFRTENHQILLPGTVLSGAAIALFCNFICYLPGESGVIPLNAVTPLIGAPVIIYVILMRRR from the coding sequence ATGAAACGGAATCTTCTTCTTTTTATATGCTTAGTAGTAAGTGTCTTACTCCTTTTTGGATTGAATTTAACGACAGGTTCAGTTCAGATTCCTTTTGTTGATGTTTTGGATATTCTGTGTGGTCGTTTTACAGGAAAAGGGAGCTGGCAATATATTATTTTAGAGAACCGACTCCCTCAAGCACTTACTGCCATACTTTGTGGAGCATCTTTATCCGTTTGTGGCTTGATGCTACAAACAGCGTTTCGTAATCCTTTGGCAGGTCCAGATGTGTTTGGTATCAGTTCTGGTGCAGGCTTAGGTGTTGCTTTGGTGATGTTGTTATTAGGGGGAACTGTGTCTACAACAATGTTCACTGTGTCAGGTTTTCTCGCTATTCTCACTGCTGCTTTCCTTGGAGCAATCACGGTGACAGCACTCATATTGTCCCTTTCTACTTTGGTACGTAACAGTGTATTATTGCTCATTGTTGGTATTATGGTAGGGTATGTTTCCTCGTCCGCAGTTTCACTTCTGAATTTCTTTGCATCAGAAGAAGGCGTAAAGAGTTACCTGATTTGGGGAATGGGAAACTTCGGAGGTGTATCAATGAATCATATTCCTCTCTTCGCATTGCTTTGTTTGATGGGGATTTTTGTGTCTTTTCTATTGGTAAAGCCGTTGAATATCTTACTTTTAGGACCACAATATGCAGAGAGCTTAGGTGTTAGTACACGTCAACTTCGGAATATATTATTAGTAGTTGTAGGACTTTTAACTGCTATTACAACTGCTTTCTGTGGTCCAATCTCATTTATTGGTTTGGCAATTCCACACATAGCTCGCCTCTTGTTCCGCACTGAGAATCATCAGATACTTCTTCCAGGAACCGTGTTGAGTGGTGCAGCTATCGCTTTATTCTGTAATTTTATTTGTTATCTTCCTGGTGAGTCAGGTGTTATCCCACTCAATGCCGTCACACCACTTATTGGCGCACCTGTTATTATATACGTGATACTTATGCGCCGCCGATAA
- a CDS encoding leucine-rich repeat domain-containing protein: protein MALTLICSASFAQKTVTLTKAGELSKHITAAEKYKLTSLTVSGPIDGTDVLFLREMAGRDIDGLETDGQLSTLDLSNANIVAGGSTYYKVKRGLSIKYYNNAEDNVVGLYMFYNCLKLTNVKLPKTATKIEVYALGFCKSLKECTLPEQLTEVRSYAFINTAQSEVNFPSTLNHLYDKAFNKCQSLKTLRFTSPEVPDFDNEPFAECKNIKTVYVPKSKLEEYEEQLVLSETDEVVFKGEEPTGINSLSSTANAVEVARYNAAGQRITRPMKGLNIIKLSNGKVVKRIEQ, encoded by the coding sequence ATGGCACTGACATTAATCTGTTCAGCATCTTTTGCTCAGAAGACAGTAACGTTGACTAAAGCAGGTGAGCTTTCTAAGCACATCACTGCAGCAGAGAAGTATAAACTGACTTCACTGACTGTTTCAGGTCCAATTGATGGTACTGACGTTCTTTTCCTCAGAGAGATGGCAGGTAGAGATATAGATGGACTTGAGACTGATGGTCAGCTTTCTACACTCGATTTATCAAATGCCAACATCGTTGCGGGGGGCAGTACCTATTATAAGGTGAAACGAGGTTTATCTATAAAGTATTATAATAATGCTGAAGATAACGTGGTAGGTCTTTATATGTTCTATAACTGTTTAAAGCTTACCAATGTGAAGTTGCCTAAAACAGCTACAAAGATTGAGGTGTACGCCTTAGGTTTCTGCAAGTCTCTGAAAGAATGTACACTTCCAGAGCAGCTGACTGAAGTTAGAAGTTATGCTTTCATCAATACAGCACAGTCTGAGGTTAATTTCCCCTCCACACTCAACCACCTCTATGACAAGGCATTTAACAAGTGCCAAAGTTTGAAGACGCTCCGCTTCACATCTCCAGAAGTGCCAGACTTTGATAATGAGCCTTTTGCAGAATGTAAAAATATAAAAACGGTATATGTTCCTAAGTCAAAATTAGAAGAATATGAGGAACAGTTAGTCCTCTCTGAAACTGATGAAGTAGTCTTTAAGGGTGAGGAACCAACAGGTATTAATTCACTTTCATCTACTGCAAATGCTGTTGAAGTGGCACGTTATAATGCAGCTGGTCAACGCATCACCCGTCCTATGAAAGGTTTAAATATCATCAAACTTTCGAATGGTAAGGTGGTAAAACGCATTGAACAATAA